A portion of the Gigantopelta aegis isolate Gae_Host chromosome 10, Gae_host_genome, whole genome shotgun sequence genome contains these proteins:
- the LOC121384114 gene encoding eukaryotic translation initiation factor 3 subunit G-like, protein MPSIDDKPSWAEQAEEGYDDIGLPPPEEFDDKNGLKKVIEYKRNDDDKLVKIIKTYKVETRRVSKSIARRKAWRKFGAAERDPPGPNPANTIMSEEIMMQFILNKEQTASEDEDPLAKLKNQKIVQCRICKGDHWTTRCPYKDTLAPIQEKLNEDQKSEVAPATPGGAAAGAKPSPGGKYVPPSMREGASKGRGESMMPQRKDEAATIRVTNLSEDTRESDLQELFRPFGPISRIYLAKDKITGQSKGFAFINFHRREDAARAIAGVSGFGYDHLILNVEWAKPSGTS, encoded by the exons ATGCCTTCAATCGACGA taaaCCAAGCTGGGCAGAACAGGCAGAAGAAGGATATGATGATA TTGGCCTTCCTCCCCCTGAAgaatttgatgataaaaatgGCTTGAAGAAAGTCATTGAATACAAACGGAATGATGACGACAAGTTGGTCaag ATCATCAAAACCTACAAGGTTGAGACAAGAAGAGTTTCAAAGTCCATAGCCAGACGAAAG GCATGGCGCAAGTTCGGTGCAGCTGAGCGTGACCCACCTGGACCAAACCCAGCCAACACCATCATGTCTGAGGAAATCATGATGCAGTTTATACTGAACAAAGAG CAAACAGCCAGTGAAGACGAAGACCCACTGGCCAAGCTAAAAAATCAGAAAATTGTACAGTGTCGAATCTGTAAAGGCGACCACTGGACGACGAGGTGTCCTTACAAAGACACGCTGGCGCCGATTCAGGAGAAACTCAATGAAGACCAGAAGTCGGAAGTGGCACCAGCCACTCCTGGAGGGGCAGCTGCAGGGGCTAAACCTTCACCAGGAGGAAAGTATGTGCCTCCCAGCATGAGGGAGGGAGCATCTAAAGGCAGAGGGGAATCCATGATGCCCCAGAGGAAAG aTGAAGCGGCTACAATCCGAGTAACAAACTTGTCTGAAGATACCAGGGAGTCAGATCTTCAAGAACTGTTCAGACCGTTTGGTCCGATTTCGAGGATCTATTTGGCAAAAGACAAAATTACTGGACAATCAAAG gGTTTTGCCTTCATCAATTTCCACCGGCGAGAAGATGCAGCTCGTGCTATTGCTGGTGTCTCTGGCTTTGGGTATGACCATCTCATCTTGAATGTTGAATGGGCAAA GCCTTCTGGTACCAGCTGA